In Daphnia pulicaria isolate SC F1-1A chromosome 9, SC_F0-13Bv2, whole genome shotgun sequence, the genomic stretch TGGTTGGAATGGAGAAGGAAATCCATCCATTGACGGACTTGCGTAGTAGTAGGACGGAGTAGCCAACTGCGCTGGCATAGGACCTTGTCCAACAGGTAACGGCAGAGGCCCAATTCCAGAAGGTAGTGGCAGAGGTCCTGGTCCTAAAGGGAGTGGCGGAACGGGTAGTGGTCCAAGCCCGGCATCCGGTCTGAAAATCGGAACGGATCCAGTGAATGTGGGTCTGTTTTGTTGCTTCTTTGGGGCTTTCCCACCAAACAATggctgatatttttgtaacaaAATGAGTCAAATTTAAAGTTTACTAGATGTTAGATTTCATTTAATGATTCAAATTTTACCGGTGGTGGCCGATGGGATTGATGAAGTTGAGGAGGAAGCGGAGCCGATGAACCGTATTGAGCTACAGCTACCGACAGCAGCATCGAAAATAGTATTACCTTTTGACAAGAAATTGAATGTTAAAAAAGTAGCCAATAATTCAAAACAACATTTAATTAGTTCCaaccaaaattgttttaaaaatgtagaATTAACTTTTAAGTCGTTTCACTATTAGACAGTACAATATCAAGAGAAAGTGGATTTAGCTTACCGTTGCCTTGAGTGACATGTTGAAGGATTGAAATCTGAAAGTGATGTACATCTCTGAGCATTGGCCAACGCCGTATTTATACTCTTTTGGCTGACACTGGCTGCTTGACCTGGGCCTTTCCCTTTCCGAAACGACACGGATTGAAACCACCAGGTGAAAATAATATGGTGAAAGGCTATTTTACAATTGAAGAGGAGTCGAcctcatttccctttttctttttatgttgcTGTCGTGTCTTCCGGAGCTTAATGTCTCTTTCGTCTAATATAATTTGCGACAATAAACAAAGTAataatcaagaaaagaaacgccCGTCTGTTTCATCAGAGTGCGTGAATCAAAATCTCCGTGAATTCAAATCTCGATTTAActttgaaatgaattatttcttgGCTGTTGCCGATATTGcgaacaattttgttttctaggaAATGTAGGTTAGTGTGCCATGAAGAAAAGGGTAGGTCAGGTATATCTGACAGGTCATGTCTACATTTCTTGGTATACACACTCCGTCCAGCAGCTCAGGTTAACATTTGGGATGGAGGGAAAGGTCGGAACCGTTATTCGGCATTATTCCACCTccgtaaatttctttttgaaaaaagtgaaacagaaaaaagtccCGTAGTGAACTGAGGCTAGATTTTTCACATCGtcgaataaatattaaaatttgtattccgcgtaaatatgttttttttaaatgtaaataacTGTTTTAGGATAGAGTACTCAAGCATTATCAGTCCGTAACAATCTATAGCTAAATGTTCCTTatcgtattttcttttccctcaacctacgaatttttatttacatagAGCATTTTGTTAAATCAAAAAGttaatcaacaattttcattttttagcgTATTCCTGGAATGACGACGATCCGGGCAGGTCGACGGCGACATTGTACCAAACTTTTTTGGAGCGGAGGTAACTGTAGCTGTTGTCAAATTCTAAGACATCTGAACCCAAACAGACAAATTTGATTgacactttaaaaaatttcaaacacaaaactgattttttttttttaacttacagAGTACAGGGCGGACACAAAAAAGTTCGCCCTCTTCCATCATCAAATGACTTTGGATTCTCTCGCTCGACATCAGATCGACTTTCTCTCCGTTTCGCTCCACGTAATAAGCGCTGAATCCAATATCGCCGTCCTCCGTCATGAACTCCCACCTGTTTTCAATCGATTGAAATGCTATAaggtaaaaaatcaaaacgttTGAATGTTTTCATCACTAAAATACCTGAGCACCGAATTCGATTGGATGATTTTATATTCCAGCTTCTTCTTGCTGCCACTGGCTACAGAGATGGAGGTCATGTTCTTCTTAGGCGTCGGCTTGACTATGTCCAGGTAATAAGACTGTGGCACTTCTCCTCCTTTGCTGATCtatcaacatttaaatttgtttttaatcaatttaGAGCGAGGGAGGAAATCCTCTTTTTACGCACTTTGCTGGAACATTTGGGATCGCCATTCTCGTCGACCATTGTGCCGCCGTAATATACAGGTAACTGATCGGCGTCGATTTCTTTCAGTAAAGCAGCGCTCCACTCGTTCTTGTCGAAGCCATAGACGCTAATCTTGTCGAGCGTCACCTGATGAAGGAATGGTTTCACCATGGAGAATACCAAGGTGAACGGCTTGGGAGCTAATAATAGACAAAGCTATCAAAAACGGGTTGTCCAAAAGCAATAGGGTTTCAAGCGCATATaccgttgatgatgatgactttAGAAAGATCTTCGGGGTAGTTGGCCTCCAAGATTTTAACAGTTTCGATTCCAATGTCcctgacttttatttttaaaatttttgattagtTTTTATTCCAACGATTGAGCTAGAAAATAGAACAGCTCACATGGCTTGTAACCCATCTGCCTCATGGATAGCCCCTCCATGTCGATAATGAATGTTGAAGTAGAAACGGGTTTCTTGGCTCGTTCCGAgcactttttaaattccactatTCCCTTTTCCACTAAATAGCAGACGTAGCGCAAATAATCGCGCTTGCTCACTGACTGCAGTATTCCTCTCCAGTCGATGTGACCGAATGCTATGGTCCACACTGGTagattggcaaaaaaaaagacattttttttaataagttaACTGCGCTTTAATTCAATCGAGTATTAGTACCTGGCCGAAATTGTTTATCCCAACCCACTATTCCCAAGGGATAATATTTGACGAGGGCGATTGGTGGCCTAGAAATTAATAAGATAAGAGAGATAAGAGTCAGTGACATGGCAAAACTCAAAGGTGTTGAAAGAATGTTTTACTCACTCCCAGTTATCGAGTATTTCGTCGATTCGGTTCGCACGACGCCATTCAACGGACTTGAATACGAAATCAGGAAAttaattcaaagaatttgacgaaaaaggaaatagTGTTGCTTACGTGTCGCAGCATTTTCTCGGCTAAGTTCAAATCGAAATTTCGTGCTGTTCAAATAGTCAAGCGTTAttgattgcaattttttttccccgaaaATGTAGTAAGAACAAATTAACATACCGACAAGCCATTTGAGGATGTAATTATCGTTTGGGTCGGGCAGTTTACAATCTTTGACGTTGTTTTTAAACTGAAAAGGAGATGAAATCATTCATTTCCGGACATTAGGATATTTAGAGTAATCAAAGCTGGTAAAGTGTTACCTGATCGAAAGTTGCGCGCTGGGTTTCGTTTAGTTCGGAAACGAACATTTTTGGCGGTGTcttttttccaaatgtttCTAAATACTACTTAACCCAACCTATTTATAGACAGGATTATGCAGGTTATCGTGAAGGCGGCGCTTGAGTGGCCCTGGCTAGTGAACTAAAAGTTATCTGCTTTATTTTGGTCACGCTCATAGTTCACAAATGGCATAATCTCAATCTATATGTAGAGCAGAGATCAAAATCTTTTACGCTTTTGATTGACGGGTAACAAACAAAGATTAAAAGTAGCTCTAAAATGATATCAGTGTTGATTTTTAATAGCTTCTGTTGTTCTGTATATGACCGAAATGGgtctgccgccacaccggcacctcctcgttaCCTCGTTATTAATTAATACTTTTATAGATAATAATTAGTTATTGCTGAAGGGTATCggtaaaaaaatgtggaaagtAAAAAATGTAGCAATAAGTTATTGATCAAAACTGAATTCAAAGTATAgttaatgaatctatttttaaaatttcagaaGCCGCCATACAAAGGAATGAAAATCTAATGAACTTGTGCAATGTGTTGCCAATCCCATTAGGCAATTAACCCCAACATTTAATTGATAAGAGAAAATCAGATAAttgcagaaaaaaaacgaggacATGCATCCTCATGTCCATATTTATCGGTTAGCCAACTGTCGTAGactctaataataatagaagcaGGCTGACAGTCAATAAGATAGTCTAGTATGTGTATCAAGCAAACATTAGATAGCGACATAGCGTCAATGCTTTCACACTTTACTGATAGGTTTGAAGTATGCCATGATCACGGTCATTTACAAACATAGTATGTTCAAAAGTACACAATTAGATAatcaaaaaggcaaaaataaCATCCAGACCGAAGGTTATTATGTTGTCACTATTTATGGACACTGAAAAGGTTACTTCATCACTACTTCGCTCACGTGGCTCACGTGGCTCACGCATGAACCCATTTCAGCCGGATTTGCCTATATTTAGATTTTATCTATCAAATATTGGTGCCgattcgttttgttttgctcTGTTACTTAAGTGGAGTGGGTAGCTGGTAGCATTGAACCAAAATATAGATATTTTCAATCTTGTAGCTATTTATGCTTAAATCCGGTCCCATATACTGTCAGATCTACctgattttaaaaaggaattaaGTAATTTC encodes the following:
- the LOC124313383 gene encoding SEC14-like protein 3, coding for MFVSELNETQRATFDQFKNNVKDCKLPDPNDNYILKWLVARNFDLNLAEKMLRHSVEWRRANRIDEILDNWEPPIALVKYYPLGIVGWDKQFRPVWTIAFGHIDWRGILQSVSKRDYLRYVCYLVEKGIVEFKKCSERAKKPVSTSTFIIDMEGLSMRQMGYKPFRDIGIETVKILEANYPEDLSKVIIINGICA